Within Serratia odorifera, the genomic segment GACAACGCCGCCCATCAGGGCGGCGTTTTTTTATTAACCACTACCAGCGGTTAATGCTGGCAATTTGGGCCACCGTCAAGCAAGACAGTCATTATCAACACCCGCCACCAGCGGTTAATGCTGGCAATTTGGGCACCAGTAAAACGGCCGCGACGACAGCGTGGTTTTCACGATCATCGCTCCGCAGCGCAGGCACGGCTCGCCGCTGCGATGAAACACCTTAAAGCTGAACAACGCCCCATGATGCACATCGTCATTGGCCTGACCACGCGTCTGATAAGATAATCGCGGTAATGCCAATATTGCCTGCGCCAGACGTTGCAGCGCATCGGCAGACAAGTCCCGCGGCCGGTGTTGCGGCGCCAACTGCGCCAGCCACAGGATTTCCGCCCGCAGGTAGTTACCCAGCCCCGCCAAAAATGCCTGATCGAGCAACAGCCCGCCCAACTGCCGCCGGCAAAATGCTGGCGCAAGCAAACGTTGTGTAACCTGCCGTTGCGTCAAGGCCATATCCAGCACATCCGGGCCGATGCGCTGTAAAAACGGATGCATGGCTATCTCTTCCCGCGGGCCGAGGGTGATATCCGACGCGCTGTACAGCAGAATCGCCTGCTGCGCCGTTTGCAACCTCACCCGCAGATCGCGCTTGGTCGTCGGGGTTTCCCCGGCCTTCGCCACTTTCCATACGCCATACAGCTGGTTATGGCTGTACAGCGTTAACCCATTGGAAAAATGTGTCAATAGCGCCTTGCCGCGCGGTTCAATCGCCACGATCCGCTGACCGATCAGCTCTGGCTGGTAGTGCCTTAACTGCGCAAAGGCGAACCAAACCTCGGTCAGCGGCTGCTCCAGCACCGCCGCCGCCAAGCTATCTGCCGCCCGGCGAATTTCCGGTCCTTCCGGCATGCTAACGTCTCCTGATACGGGGGTTAATGCGTAGCGCCCCCGCCAATTTTCAAATCATGCTCCACCTGCAGGGCGATGGAAATCGCCAGCTCCAGGGCAAACAGCACGGTGCCGGCAGCCATGCTTGGCGCACCGGGATGCGCCGCCGCCTGTTCCGGCAGGTAGGGAATATGAATGAACCCGCCCTTGATGTGTGGCCGATGGTGCAAATGGTGCAGCAGACCGTACATCACATGGTTGCAGACAAAGGTACCGGCGGTCTGCGATACCGACGCCGGAATACCCGCCTCGCGCATTGCCGTTGCCATTGCCTTGATCGGCAGACTGCTGAAGTAGGCCGCCGGGCCGTCGGCGACAATCGGCTCATCGATCGGTTGCTGCCCCTGGTTATCCGGGATGCGCGCATCGTCGACGTTGATCGCCACCCGCTCCAGCGAAATATCGCTGCGGCCGCCGGCCTGACCGATCGCCAGCACCAGCAGCGGCTCGACCTCGTCAATCGCCGCGTTCAGCGCCTCACGCGCCGCGCCAAACACGCACGGCAACTGACGCGCCACTACCCGTATGCCGGCCAGTTGCATATCGTTCAGTTGCCTGACCACTTCCCATGAAGGATTCACACGCTCGCCGTCAAACGGTTCAAAGCCGGTTATCAATACTTTTTGCATGCGCTCTCCTACAGGAACATCAAGAAATACAGCAGGAATACGTTGACCAGCAACAGCAAGGCACCGGTCGGGATCTGCGCCTTGATCACCGCATTTTTGTCCGGCAACTCCAGCAGTGCTGCCGGCACAATATTAAAGTTAGCCGCCATTGGCGTCATTAGCGTACCGCAATAGCCTGAAAACATGCCAATTGCCGCCATCACCGCCGGATTACCGCCGTGCTGCAACACTAAGATGGGAATACCGATACCGGCGGTGACAATCGGGAAAGCGGCAAAGGCGTTGCCCATTACCATGGTCAGCACCGCCATGCCAATAGCGTATACCGCTACCGCAATAAAGCGGTTATCCACCGCCAGATACTCCTGCGTCAGGTGTGAAATCGCCGTGCCGACGCCCGCCACGGTAAACAGCAGACCGAGCGTGGCCAGGATCTGCGGCAGGATAAACGCCCAACCGATCGAATCCAGCAGACGTCGCGCCTCCTGCAACGGCTGCGTCGCGCTTTCACGGGTCATCCTCACCGCAATGATACCGCCGAGCACTACCCCCAATGCCATGGAAAACAGCGTAATCAGGGTGGAGTGATTGCCCGGGCCAAACACCGCCATTTGCAACGCCGGAATATTATTGAACAGCAGTACGCCGACGACCGTCACCACCGGTATCGCCAGCGCGGGAATAAACAATCGGTTACCGAGCCGCTTGGCGCTAACCTCACGCTCCTGCGGCGTACGCTGATGATAACTGCCAAGGCGCACACCGCCGAAGCCGGCAATCAATGCCATCACCACCACCAGGCCGCCGATGGCGATATGCAGATAACGCTTGGCCTCTGCCCCGCTGCCGAACAGCGCGTAAGTCCAGTCGCCCACCAGGAACACCAGGCCATAAAGCCCCCAGAACAGTGCGGTAGTCACACGCCGCGGATTGGCGCGATCGCGCAGCGACATCGCGGCGATAATCACCAGTACCACGCCGGCCAACCAATACAGATATTGCTGCTGAAAATGCATCATGCGTCTCCCTTGCTCTGCAGCGCCGCCTGATTAAGCTGCGCCAGTTCGGCGCTGAGCTGCCGGTCCATGCGATACAGACGGAAGGAATGGATCAGGAAGGCAAAAATCGCCGTCGGAATCCCCCACAAAGCGATATGCAGCGGCTCGGTCTGAATCCCCCCCGATTCCAGCATAAAATTGTGCATAAAGATGATGGCGCCGAACGCCACAAAAATATCTTCGCCAAAGAACAGCCCGACGTTGTCGGTTGCCGCCGACATGGCACGCAGGCGATGTCGCACGCGCTCAGGCAGTTCGCCGTAACGGTTCTCCGACGCACCTTCTGCCATCGGCGCCAGCAGTGGACGCACCATTTGCGGGTGCCCGCCCAGGCTGGTCAGCCCCATCGCCGCGGTAATTTCACGTACAAACAGATAGACGATCAGCAAACGACCGGCGGTGGCACTTTTGATCTTGGCGATCCATGCCTGTGCGCGTTCTTTCAGTCCATGGCGTTCCAGCAAACCGATAACCGCCAGCGGCAACAGCAATATCAGCGGCAGGTTGCGGGTATTGAGAAACCCCTCCCCCAGCTTTTCCAGAATCTGCGCTAGCGGCATAAATGCCGCCAGCCCGGTGACGATACCGGCGGCGATCACCACCAATACCGGATTAAAGCGTAAAACAAAGCCAACCACGATGACGGCAATGCCGATCAGTGGCCAGAGATTAACCACCTGTTCCATAGTGTTTCCCTTTTATGATGTTAGTAATGTTGTGTGCTGACTGCTGACAACGGCAGAACGTAGCGAAAACATGCCGTTGAAGTGGCGGCATAAAGCGCCGACAAATCAAATGTTCCCCTGGCATCCCCTGGCCTGCCCCGCAGGATAATCACCGGTAGCAGCTTTCGCTACGCCAGCCGCCAGGCTGTCGTACCCGACGGCAACCTGGTCATCAATCTGGCGTTATTATTATTCTGCGCTAACGCTAATATTATGTTTTTCAAAGCTTTCACGCAGTTTGCTTGCATATTCCAACGCATGTTCGCCGTCGCCGTGCAGGCAGACGGTTTCGGCCTGAACGGCGGCCCACTTACCCTCCACGCTGCGCACGCGATGATGGCGCACCATTTCCAGCGTTTGTTGCAACGCGTGCTCATCGTTATCGATCAGCGCCCCCGGTTGACCACGCGGCACCAGCGTGCCGTCAGCCAGATATCCACGATCGGCAAACACCTCCTGCCGCGTTGCCAGCCCGAGTCGTTCCCCGGCGCGGATAAGCTCGCTGCCGGCCAGGCCTACCAGCCGCAGCGCCGGGTCAACCGCCTGCACCGCGCGGGCTATCGCCTCCGCCAGTGCAGGTTCGACCGCCGCCTGGTTGTACAACATGCCGTGTGGCTTCACATGTACCATCACTGCGCCTTCCGCCCGGGCAATGGCGGCCAGCGCCCCCAACTGATACACCACCTGTGCAAACACCGTTTCCGGCGGCAGTTGCATACGCGTGCGACCAAAGTTTTCGCGATCGGGGAAACTCGGGTGCGC encodes:
- the nei gene encoding endonuclease VIII; amino-acid sequence: MPEGPEIRRAADSLAAAVLEQPLTEVWFAFAQLRHYQPELIGQRIVAIEPRGKALLTHFSNGLTLYSHNQLYGVWKVAKAGETPTTKRDLRVRLQTAQQAILLYSASDITLGPREEIAMHPFLQRIGPDVLDMALTQRQVTQRLLAPAFCRRQLGGLLLDQAFLAGLGNYLRAEILWLAQLAPQHRPRDLSADALQRLAQAILALPRLSYQTRGQANDDVHHGALFSFKVFHRSGEPCLRCGAMIVKTTLSSRPFYWCPNCQH
- the pcp gene encoding pyroglutamyl-peptidase I, which codes for MQKVLITGFEPFDGERVNPSWEVVRQLNDMQLAGIRVVARQLPCVFGAAREALNAAIDEVEPLLVLAIGQAGGRSDISLERVAINVDDARIPDNQGQQPIDEPIVADGPAAYFSSLPIKAMATAMREAGIPASVSQTAGTFVCNHVMYGLLHHLHHRPHIKGGFIHIPYLPEQAAAHPGAPSMAAGTVLFALELAISIALQVEHDLKIGGGATH
- a CDS encoding DUF979 domain-containing protein produces the protein MHFQQQYLYWLAGVVLVIIAAMSLRDRANPRRVTTALFWGLYGLVFLVGDWTYALFGSGAEAKRYLHIAIGGLVVVMALIAGFGGVRLGSYHQRTPQEREVSAKRLGNRLFIPALAIPVVTVVGVLLFNNIPALQMAVFGPGNHSTLITLFSMALGVVLGGIIAVRMTRESATQPLQEARRLLDSIGWAFILPQILATLGLLFTVAGVGTAISHLTQEYLAVDNRFIAVAVYAIGMAVLTMVMGNAFAAFPIVTAGIGIPILVLQHGGNPAVMAAIGMFSGYCGTLMTPMAANFNIVPAALLELPDKNAVIKAQIPTGALLLLVNVFLLYFLMFL
- a CDS encoding DUF969 domain-containing protein — its product is MEQVVNLWPLIGIAVIVVGFVLRFNPVLVVIAAGIVTGLAAFMPLAQILEKLGEGFLNTRNLPLILLLPLAVIGLLERHGLKERAQAWIAKIKSATAGRLLIVYLFVREITAAMGLTSLGGHPQMVRPLLAPMAEGASENRYGELPERVRHRLRAMSAATDNVGLFFGEDIFVAFGAIIFMHNFMLESGGIQTEPLHIALWGIPTAIFAFLIHSFRLYRMDRQLSAELAQLNQAALQSKGDA
- the pxpA gene encoding 5-oxoprolinase subunit PxpA; its protein translation is MFVDLNADLGEGCANDQALLQLVSSANIACGFHAGDAQTMRQSVRWAQQYGVAIGAHPSFPDRENFGRTRMQLPPETVFAQVVYQLGALAAIARAEGAVMVHVKPHGMLYNQAAVEPALAEAIARAVQAVDPALRLVGLAGSELIRAGERLGLATRQEVFADRGYLADGTLVPRGQPGALIDNDEHALQQTLEMVRHHRVRSVEGKWAAVQAETVCLHGDGEHALEYASKLRESFEKHNISVSAE